The following are from one region of the Apostichopus japonicus isolate 1M-3 chromosome 17, ASM3797524v1, whole genome shotgun sequence genome:
- the LOC139984327 gene encoding uncharacterized protein isoform X1: MKRKQFFQLFHLALILIEMTEAGKLCDFAAKFPCKGSHCLPSPCTSKTMQETEEPITAVPTELIGKTMQETEEPITAVPTKLIGPLMYTCPPNMIYGNCTCEATCEDPKGESACNSTCLTSKGCICKAGFMLNGSDCINAIECGCFVTDVNLVIPVFQRRTDGSTSFYQNWTAYKDGFGDSRNLWLGNEKLHYLTNQRNYKLRFDITTSGGRAEYAEYTEFQVDSKSSNYTMNKLGAHNGSGNTGYNLIYNKGNQFSTHDRDNDACARFNCAELHRSGWWHNDYACSLCVGNEGYCWYFQYSSSYHSVCTGENLNGVYNGGNGEMIYSSTFIGSYCNVQYVEMKIRPSS, encoded by the exons ATGAAGAGAAAGCAATTTTTTCAGCTTTTCCATTTGGCACTAATCCTCATCGAAATGACGGAAGCCGGAA AATTGTGTGATTTTGCTGCGAAATTTCCATGTAAAGGAAGCCACTGTTTACCTTCACCTTGTACAA GTAAGACAATGCAAGAAACAGAGGAACCAATTACTGCAGTCCCTACCGAACTAATAG GTAAGACAATGCAAGAAACAGAGGAACCAATTACTGCAGTCCCTACCAAACTAATAG GACCTTTGATGTATACGTGTCCTCCGAACATGATCTATGGAAACTGCACTTGTGAAGCAACTTGTGAAGATCCCAAAGGAGAGTCTGCTTGTAACAGTACCTGTTTAACTAGTAAGGGTTGTATCTGCAAAGCTGGATTCATGCTGAATGGAAGCGACTGTATCAATGCAATTGAATGCGGCTGTTTCGTTACAGATGTCAACTTGGTTATACCA GTGTTTCAACGTCGTACCGATGGCTCTACGAGTTTCTATCAAAACTGGACTGCGTACAAAGACGGGTTTGGTGACAGCAGGAACTTATGGCTAGGAAATGAAAAGCTTCATTACTTGACGAACCAGAGAAACTACAAGCTTCGCTTTGACATCACTACTTCTGGTGGAAGGGCTGAATATGCTGAGTATACAGAATTTCAAGTCGATTCTAAAAGCAGCAACTACACAATGAATAAACTGGGCGCTCACAATGGCAGTGGAAATACAG GTTATAATCTCATTTATAACAAAGGAAATCAATTCAGCACGCATGACCGAGACAATGACGCATGCGCTAGATTCAACTGTGCAGAGCTCCACCGAAGTGGCTGGTGGCATAATGATTATGCCTGCTCTCTTTGTGTTGGTAATGAAGGCTATTGCTGGTATTTCCAATACAGCAGCAGCTATCATTCAGTTTGTACTGGTGAAAATCTCAACGGTGTCTACAATGGAGGCAACGGGGAAATGATATACTCTTCTACTTTTATTGGTAGTTACTGCAACGTCCAATATGTTGAGATGAAAATTCGACCATCCTCTTGA
- the LOC139984299 gene encoding uncharacterized protein isoform X2, whose amino-acid sequence MASNTTVLNDIDENFLLCSICLEQFKDPKLLPCLHRFCSVCLETLIGKAGEKLKCPLCQQTIVVPEDGFKTDFYVNSIIEYVHFKKSLKSEIIKKCYGCTLDLAVTAYCFKCNDFLCQNCRDFHMKNNIVKEHCPHVLELCNVADSNLSMAKLDSLKDAPKCHTHPEKVAELCCKSCHSLPICMVCGAFGEHKAHDLQEVTSLANSERKLLADSLGTLMELKEKVYDMPRVMSEKRTQLEGNTRGQEQVIKSQFEKEQMQINREIDKLKNDFKMQKDTQTAILQKEISDNKKELEEKIQMLVVQHEKVCAEKTRSTDKQIKKFQKANEAEIAKRCQQLESLQSLLDEKTKLVKVHQKQSHDNIRELSDYYDNIIKRFQNLTFTASSILTTKHDWTSVQSIPDVIAAIDPLIADTERQFPSFETLGEVIEVDLDAKEATREGIAEKAMSVIKIEGFNSKCHSIQCIRYCKDTAVVAGNIKGEGQTHITTLSAEGKILFQIFFEIFVFLRPTSTCCDVLSEDSIVAACGPNKIAIYDLFEDVPRCTKLMEDVIAYYPVERVVLCVAVHPIKKLVVVGTNSRALYVFNCSLQYMRTVKLPHTVTCSEEIAFKDDNFLICDTMKGRAHAVSVKGCNSRIVYEFTKPREIVDSNCSPCSICVDQNGYIYILWSSYKSHECTCILVGYQPTGGEQLLSRSVDSDASCITTIVTGGEEKLILATSEPGKLYKFHLPLII is encoded by the coding sequence ATGGCATCCAACACAACCGTTTTAAATGATATTGATGAAAATTTCCTCCTCTGCTCGATTTGTCTGGAGCAGTTTAAAGACCCGAAATTACTACCCTGCCTACATCGATTTTGCAGCGTCTGCTTGGAGACACTTATAGGTAAAGCTGGCGAAAAGTTGAAATGTCCACTATGTCAGCAAACCATAGTTGTTCCGGAAGATGGATTTAAGACAGATTTTTATGTGAACAGCATTATTGAATACGTCCACTTCAAGAAATCTTTGAAGTCGGAAATTATCAAGAAATGCTATGGTTGTACCCTTGATCTTGCAGTTACTGCATACTGCTTTAAGTGCAACGACTTCCTCTGTCAAAATTGTCGTGATTTTCATATGAAGAACAACATTGTGAAAGAGCATTGTCCTCACGTCTTAGAGCTGTGCAATGTCGCAGATAGCAACCTGAGTATGGCAAAGCTGGACTCACTAAAGGATGCCCCTAAGTGCCATACACATCCTGAGAAGGTGGCAGAGTTATGTTGCAAATCTTGTCACAGTTTACCGATCTGCATGGTTTGCGGAGCCTTTGGAGAGCACAAAGCACACGACCTGCAGGAAGTAACGTCATTAGCGAATTCGGAGAGGAAACTACTGGCTGACAGCCTCGGGACATTGATGGAGCTGAAAGAGAAAGTCTACGATATGCCAAGAGTAATGTCTGAAAAGAGGACACAGCTGGAAGGTAACACACGTGGACAAGAGCAGGTGATCAAGTCGCAGTTTGAGAAAGAACAAATGCAGATAAACAGAGAAATAGACAAACtgaaaaatgatttcaaaatgcagAAGGATACGCAAACTGCGATTCTGCAGAAAGAAATTAGCGATAATAAGAAGGAGTTGGAAGAAAAAATACAGATGCTTGTTGTGCAACACGAGAAGGTCTGTGCTGAGAAAACAAGAAGTACCGACAAACAGATTAAGAAGTTTCAGAAAGCAAACGAAGCCGAAATTGCAAAACGATGTCAACAGCTGGAGAGCTTACAGAGTCTTCTTGATGAAAAAACGAAACTGGTGAAGGTACATCAAAAGCAAAGTCACGACAATATTAGAGAACTTTCGGATTACTATGACAACATAATCaagagatttcaaaatttgactttTACAGCTTCTAGCATTCTGACCACAAAGCATGATTGGACAAGTGTACAGAGCATTCCTGATGTTATAGCAGCTATCGATCCCTTGATTGCAGATACGGAAAGGCAATTCCCAAGTTTTGAGACGCTAGGTGAAGTGATCGAAGTAGATCTAGACGCAAAGGAAGCTACTAGAGAAGGAATTGCAGAGAAGGCAATGTCTGTTATCAAAATTGAAGGATTTAATAGCAAATGTCATTCTATTCAGTGCATAAGATATTGCAAAGATACTGCCGTAGTAGCAGGTAATATTAAGGGAGAAGGACAAACGCATATAACCACTTTGAGCGCTGAGGgtaaaatattgtttcaaatatttttcgAAATATTCGTTTTCCTCAGACCCACCAGCACTTGCTGCGATGTATTATCAGAAGATAGCATTGTAGCGGCTTGTGGACCCAATAAAATTGCCATTTATGATTTATTCGAGGATGTACCAAGATGTACCAAACTCATGGAAGATGTGATTGCCTATTACCCAGTAGAGAGGGTGGTCTTGTGCGTGGCAGTACATCCAATAAAGAAATTGGTAGTGGTCGGTACGAACAGCAGAGCTTTGTatgtgtttaattgttcactgcAATACATGCGTACCGTCAAATTACCACATACAGTCACTTGCTCAGAGGAAATTGCTTTCAAAGATGACAATTTTCTTATCTGCGATACGATGAAAGGGAGAGCACATGCAGTGTCCGTGAAGGGATGTAACAGTAGGATAGTGTATGAGTTTACGAAACCGAGGGAGATCGTTGATTCCAATTGTTCGCCTTGTAGCATTTGTGTAGACCAAAATGGGTACATCTATATATTATGGTCATCATACAAGTCACATGAATGCACTTGTATCTTAGTAGGATATCAGCCTACCGGCGGAGAGCAACTCTTGAGTCGATCAGTAGACTCTGACGCATCTTGTATTACAACTATTGTTACTGGAGGTGAAGAAAAGTTAATACTGGCGACTTCAGAACCAGGGAAACTCTACAAGTTTCATTTACCCTTGATTATCTAA
- the LOC139984300 gene encoding uncharacterized protein, whose protein sequence is MASSTVLQDIEDKFLQCSICLDQLKEPKVLPCIHRYCKECLDSLLQRNNGIISCPDCREEHLVPNEGVDGFKTDFNIKNITEFIKLQDSLKNKPLQMCIGCAKKQVITTYCFKCNDFLCQGCHDYHMTSTMFKDHRPHVIGLDEIESRSLTIEKLALFKEVPKCHMHSEKLSELCCKTCHYVPICMACGIFGRHKGHDLYEVNALAESERAGLVNKLSTLTRYKDSIYEMKEKLTKAKQILESSVTENDAQLRREYEKKKSETFRKLMSVDDEFEARGNQVKKVVMMKFAERKSNHSPATSQSRQKYQEICDEERKYIEQALNDLKEDQEVQKRQLSCKLENSEKEFEKLSTSVQTQRRENHENMDALSDHLENIIKRYENAAATAASILTTKHDWTDVQCIPDICSALDLLTVEMRKDFPKLDSLSAITLNQLAPLSEGSRLDTPFEKLVSVIDVTEMKVNGWNINSLSGSPKQDVMVVTGEATAYNSHLCIVDITSNIRGKNTFSSRSFCAWRYCTFLSEFTVATVADPGEIGIYDIRDRSYTKKNISDVIAKCPPSQRVTCVTTDAAQNRIFVGTNSRDVYVFDDQLNIRHTITLPDVIRAPINITYKKDNLLVCDVSGKTAYAIAMHGQHCKQMYKFSQPDFDGGDWSHRSLCVDRRGFIYMLWSARISGLRKRLLVKYNKDGGHILKAALVDGDRSCIATVDTDDGEKLIVASYSGGSLLVYGLT, encoded by the exons ATGGCGTCGTCCACAGTGTTGCAGGATATTGAAGATAAGTTCTTACAATGTTCAATATGTTTGGATCAGTTGAAGGAGCCTAAGGTTCTGCCATGTATCCATCGATACTGTAAAGAGTGTCTAGATTCGCTACTACAGAGAAATAACGGTATCATTAGCTGTCCAGATTGCAGAGAAGAACATTTGGTACCAAATGAAGGGGTAGATGGCTTTAAAACTGACTTTAACATTAAAAACATCACTGAATTTATCAAGCTGCAAGATTCTTTGAAGAATAAGCCACTGCAGATGTGTATCGGTTGCGCGAAAAAACAAGTAATCACAACGTACTGTTTCAAATGTAACGATTTTCTGTGTCAAGGTTGCCATGACTATCACATGACCAGCACGATGTTCAAGGACCATCGACCTCACGTCATTGGTTTGGACGAAATTGAGTCGAGAAGTCTCACCATCGAAAAGTTAGCCTTATTTAAGGAAGTTCCCAAGTGCCACATGCATTCCGAGAAACTGTCTGAACTCTGCTGTAAGACGTGCCATTACGTGCCGATATGTATGGCATGCGGCATCTTCGGTAGGCACAAAGGTCATGACCTTTACGAGGTGAACGCATTGGCTGAATCTGAAAGAGCTGGATTAGTTAACAAGTTATCTACGTTGACAAGGTACAAAGATAGCATATACGAGATGAAAGAAAAGTTAACAAAAGCCAAGCAAATTCTAGAATCAAGCGTTACTGAAAATGACGCACAACTTCGTCGTGAATACGAGAAGAAGAAAAGCGAAACATTTCGAAAGCTTATGAGCGTCGATGACGAGTTTGAAGCGCGGGGAAATCAGGTAAAGAAAGTTGTAATGATGAAGTTTGCCGAAAGAAAAAGCAACCATAGTCCTGCTACGTCTCAGTCGAGACAAAAGTATCAAGAAATATGTGACGAGGAACGAAAATATATCGAACAGGCTCTTAATGATCTAAAAGAAGATCAAGAAGTACAGAAAAGACAACTTTCTTGCAAACTCGAGAATTCGGAGAAGGAATTTGAGAAATTATCAACATCAGTACAGACACAACGAAGAGAGAATCATGAAAATATGGATGCCTTGTCAGACCACTtggaaaatattattaaaagataTGAGAATGCAGCAGCCACTGCAGCGAGCATTCTTACAACAAAACATGACTGGACGGATGTTCAATGTATTCCAGACATATGTTCAGCACTCGATCTTTTGACAGTTGAAATGAGGAAAGATTTCCCGAAGCTGGACTCGTTGTCTGCGATAACGTTAAATCAGCTGGCGCCACTATCTGAGGGCAGCAGACTAGATACACCATTTGAAAAGCTTGTGAGTGTCATCGATGTAACTGAAATGAAAGTTAATGGATGGAACATAAATAGCCTATCTGGCAGTCCTAAGCAAGACGTTATGGTCGTTACAGGGGAAGCTACCGCTTATAACTCACACTTATGTATCGTTGATATCACAAGTAACATTCGAGGAAAGAACACCTTCAGTTCCCGATCATTCTGTGCGTGGCGCTATTGTACCTTCTTGTCCGAGTTCACAGTGGCAACCGTTGCCGACCCAGGTGAAATCGGTATCTACGACATTCGTGATAGGTCCTACACAAAGAAGAATATCAGTGACGTCATCGCAAAATGTCCACCCAGTCAGCGTGTGACTTGTGTGACTACCGATGCCGCTCAGAATCGCATATTTGTTGGTACAAACAGCCGAGATGTGTATGTATTTGATGATCAGCTGAATATAAGACACACCATCACACTACCTGACGTCATTCGTGCTCCGATTAATATCACTTACAAGAAAGATAACCTCCTTGTCTGTGACGTCAGCGGTAAGACGGCCTACGCGATCGCAATGCATGGACAACATTGTAAACAGATGTACAAATTTTCTCAGCCTGATTTTGATGGAGGTGACTGGAGTCATCGAAGTCTCTGTGTTGATAGGCGTGGGTTTATCTATATGCTGTGGTCAGCTAGAATAAGTGGACTACGGAAGCGTTTGCTAGTGAAGTATAACAAAGATGGCGGCCACATTTTGAAAGCAGCCTTAGTAGACGGAGACCGGTCTTGCATAGCAACAGTCGATACAGACGATGGTGAGAAACTTATTGTGGCATCGTATAGTGGTGGCAGTCTTCTCGTTTATGGTCTG ACTTAA
- the LOC139984299 gene encoding uncharacterized protein isoform X1 — protein sequence MQGSCNLWNKACIKMASNTTVLNDIDENFLLCSICLEQFKDPKLLPCLHRFCSVCLETLIGKAGEKLKCPLCQQTIVVPEDGFKTDFYVNSIIEYVHFKKSLKSEIIKKCYGCTLDLAVTAYCFKCNDFLCQNCRDFHMKNNIVKEHCPHVLELCNVADSNLSMAKLDSLKDAPKCHTHPEKVAELCCKSCHSLPICMVCGAFGEHKAHDLQEVTSLANSERKLLADSLGTLMELKEKVYDMPRVMSEKRTQLEGNTRGQEQVIKSQFEKEQMQINREIDKLKNDFKMQKDTQTAILQKEISDNKKELEEKIQMLVVQHEKVCAEKTRSTDKQIKKFQKANEAEIAKRCQQLESLQSLLDEKTKLVKVHQKQSHDNIRELSDYYDNIIKRFQNLTFTASSILTTKHDWTSVQSIPDVIAAIDPLIADTERQFPSFETLGEVIEVDLDAKEATREGIAEKAMSVIKIEGFNSKCHSIQCIRYCKDTAVVAGNIKGEGQTHITTLSAEGKILFQIFFEIFVFLRPTSTCCDVLSEDSIVAACGPNKIAIYDLFEDVPRCTKLMEDVIAYYPVERVVLCVAVHPIKKLVVVGTNSRALYVFNCSLQYMRTVKLPHTVTCSEEIAFKDDNFLICDTMKGRAHAVSVKGCNSRIVYEFTKPREIVDSNCSPCSICVDQNGYIYILWSSYKSHECTCILVGYQPTGGEQLLSRSVDSDASCITTIVTGGEEKLILATSEPGKLYKFHLPLII from the exons ATGCAGGGCTCTTGTAACCTTTGGAATAAAG CTTGCATCAAAATGGCATCCAACACAACCGTTTTAAATGATATTGATGAAAATTTCCTCCTCTGCTCGATTTGTCTGGAGCAGTTTAAAGACCCGAAATTACTACCCTGCCTACATCGATTTTGCAGCGTCTGCTTGGAGACACTTATAGGTAAAGCTGGCGAAAAGTTGAAATGTCCACTATGTCAGCAAACCATAGTTGTTCCGGAAGATGGATTTAAGACAGATTTTTATGTGAACAGCATTATTGAATACGTCCACTTCAAGAAATCTTTGAAGTCGGAAATTATCAAGAAATGCTATGGTTGTACCCTTGATCTTGCAGTTACTGCATACTGCTTTAAGTGCAACGACTTCCTCTGTCAAAATTGTCGTGATTTTCATATGAAGAACAACATTGTGAAAGAGCATTGTCCTCACGTCTTAGAGCTGTGCAATGTCGCAGATAGCAACCTGAGTATGGCAAAGCTGGACTCACTAAAGGATGCCCCTAAGTGCCATACACATCCTGAGAAGGTGGCAGAGTTATGTTGCAAATCTTGTCACAGTTTACCGATCTGCATGGTTTGCGGAGCCTTTGGAGAGCACAAAGCACACGACCTGCAGGAAGTAACGTCATTAGCGAATTCGGAGAGGAAACTACTGGCTGACAGCCTCGGGACATTGATGGAGCTGAAAGAGAAAGTCTACGATATGCCAAGAGTAATGTCTGAAAAGAGGACACAGCTGGAAGGTAACACACGTGGACAAGAGCAGGTGATCAAGTCGCAGTTTGAGAAAGAACAAATGCAGATAAACAGAGAAATAGACAAACtgaaaaatgatttcaaaatgcagAAGGATACGCAAACTGCGATTCTGCAGAAAGAAATTAGCGATAATAAGAAGGAGTTGGAAGAAAAAATACAGATGCTTGTTGTGCAACACGAGAAGGTCTGTGCTGAGAAAACAAGAAGTACCGACAAACAGATTAAGAAGTTTCAGAAAGCAAACGAAGCCGAAATTGCAAAACGATGTCAACAGCTGGAGAGCTTACAGAGTCTTCTTGATGAAAAAACGAAACTGGTGAAGGTACATCAAAAGCAAAGTCACGACAATATTAGAGAACTTTCGGATTACTATGACAACATAATCaagagatttcaaaatttgactttTACAGCTTCTAGCATTCTGACCACAAAGCATGATTGGACAAGTGTACAGAGCATTCCTGATGTTATAGCAGCTATCGATCCCTTGATTGCAGATACGGAAAGGCAATTCCCAAGTTTTGAGACGCTAGGTGAAGTGATCGAAGTAGATCTAGACGCAAAGGAAGCTACTAGAGAAGGAATTGCAGAGAAGGCAATGTCTGTTATCAAAATTGAAGGATTTAATAGCAAATGTCATTCTATTCAGTGCATAAGATATTGCAAAGATACTGCCGTAGTAGCAGGTAATATTAAGGGAGAAGGACAAACGCATATAACCACTTTGAGCGCTGAGGgtaaaatattgtttcaaatatttttcgAAATATTCGTTTTCCTCAGACCCACCAGCACTTGCTGCGATGTATTATCAGAAGATAGCATTGTAGCGGCTTGTGGACCCAATAAAATTGCCATTTATGATTTATTCGAGGATGTACCAAGATGTACCAAACTCATGGAAGATGTGATTGCCTATTACCCAGTAGAGAGGGTGGTCTTGTGCGTGGCAGTACATCCAATAAAGAAATTGGTAGTGGTCGGTACGAACAGCAGAGCTTTGTatgtgtttaattgttcactgcAATACATGCGTACCGTCAAATTACCACATACAGTCACTTGCTCAGAGGAAATTGCTTTCAAAGATGACAATTTTCTTATCTGCGATACGATGAAAGGGAGAGCACATGCAGTGTCCGTGAAGGGATGTAACAGTAGGATAGTGTATGAGTTTACGAAACCGAGGGAGATCGTTGATTCCAATTGTTCGCCTTGTAGCATTTGTGTAGACCAAAATGGGTACATCTATATATTATGGTCATCATACAAGTCACATGAATGCACTTGTATCTTAGTAGGATATCAGCCTACCGGCGGAGAGCAACTCTTGAGTCGATCAGTAGACTCTGACGCATCTTGTATTACAACTATTGTTACTGGAGGTGAAGAAAAGTTAATACTGGCGACTTCAGAACCAGGGAAACTCTACAAGTTTCATTTACCCTTGATTATCTAA
- the LOC139984327 gene encoding zonadhesin-like isoform X2 — protein sequence MKRKQFFQLFHLALILIEMTEAGKLCDFAAKFPCKGSHCLPSPCTSKTMQETEEPITAVPTELIGKTMQETEEPITAVPTKLIGPLMYTCPPNMIYGNCTCEATCEDPKGESACNSTCLTSKGCICKAGFMLNGSDCINAIECGCFVTDVNLVIPSGQTYVNDDCTHKCSCSNNQLICEDEYNCSTNAVCDVKNKVRQCYCNEGYEGDGETCVSLPYRDCQDVYDAGHRQDGVYTIMPTRDGLVYHSTYLVTWKTVEDGPCFNVVPMALRVSIKTGLRTKTGLVTAGTYG from the exons ATGAAGAGAAAGCAATTTTTTCAGCTTTTCCATTTGGCACTAATCCTCATCGAAATGACGGAAGCCGGAA AATTGTGTGATTTTGCTGCGAAATTTCCATGTAAAGGAAGCCACTGTTTACCTTCACCTTGTACAA GTAAGACAATGCAAGAAACAGAGGAACCAATTACTGCAGTCCCTACCGAACTAATAG GTAAGACAATGCAAGAAACAGAGGAACCAATTACTGCAGTCCCTACCAAACTAATAG GACCTTTGATGTATACGTGTCCTCCGAACATGATCTATGGAAACTGCACTTGTGAAGCAACTTGTGAAGATCCCAAAGGAGAGTCTGCTTGTAACAGTACCTGTTTAACTAGTAAGGGTTGTATCTGCAAAGCTGGATTCATGCTGAATGGAAGCGACTGTATCAATGCAATTGAATGCGGCTGTTTCGTTACAGATGTCAACTTGGTTATACCA AGTGGGCAAACATATGTTAACGATGACTGCACCCACAAGTGTTCCTGTAGCAATAACCAATTGATCTGTGAGGATGAATACAACTGTAGTACCAATGCTGTGTGTGATGTCAAGAATAAAGTACgacagtgttattgtaatgaGGGATACGAAGGTGACGGTGAAACTTGTGTATCCTTGCCGTATAGAGACTGTCAGGATGTTTATGACGCTGGACATAGACAAGATGGCGTTTATACAATCATGCCTACTCGGGATGGCCTGGTTTACCATTCAACGTATCTTGTAACATGGAAAACGGTGGAGGATGGACC GTGTTTCAACGTCGTACCGATGGCTCTACGAGTTTCTATCAAAACTGGACTGCGTACAAAGACGGGTTTGGTGACAGCAGGAACTTATGGCTAG